ATATAAGAACAAGTTGGTTaccagatatgtgtgtgtgtgtgtgtgtgtgtgtgtgtgtgtgtgtgactaacaTCTGAGATGTCAACTTCTCTGTCTGGATGTTGAAATCACAGGGGAGAAGTAGCGCGGGGCATCTTCTGGGATGTTAGATAGTGAGGGATGGGCACCCAAATCCCGTATTAACCaggctaaattatgaaagaccatAGTATCGATAAGCTCCAATATTATCGTGCGGCCAACGTCGGCACATTATCAGCAccagctctcactgcccgtCACATACACAGACCCAGTACTCCGTGTGGTGAGTGAGCAGAGTGAACCAGTTGAAAGTAGCAAACCAGTAGCTAATGTTTCGCAAGTGAAGGCGGTAACAAGAGCGATCTGTGGAAACATGAAGTGAAAGTTAAAGAAAACTCTACTTGTGGTCCACGTCTATTCTCACAAAGTCAATGATGTAGACATCTGAAAGAGATCTGGAAGTTCTCCACTTTCCTCTCCAGTAGCTGGACTCACTCAGAGGACGATGTCAGTGAACCTGATCGTCTGTGGTTCAGCCTGTGTCTCTTCAGTGAACAACAGTTTCCTGGTTTGTCTcaggtgagtgaggagagggaggagcctGAAACACTGACTCATGATGTGCAGCTCTGATCTATTCAACCCTTTGGTCTCAGACACACTACACGATCACACAACTTGCTGTCGTCATCAGAGGTTTGATGGTTTCAGCACACGACTTGTTTCTTTACAGGGTTGAAACGTGTGAGGATGATGAAACCTGGACCCCGATGTTCTGGATCCACCGTGTTCATTCAACTTTTTATAAGAATGATCATAAAAGAGCAAATCAAACTCATTATTTTAATGAGCTTTTCTTGTGAGAGGAGCTCAAACGCCTCATCTGATCTTTGTGGATTTGACTCAGGCTGGATTCAGGAAGTCGCCTTTTCCTCACCACttgtccttgacctcagtggaaaaggtcacgaGGTGAAGGAAAGGTGTCGAGGAGGATTGATATGACGTAGGAGAAGCCAAATTGAGTCTGGCCATCAATCGGTGCCGCTGCTTGAGGGAGCGTCGGAAAGATCAGGTGATTGTAGAGATGAAGATGATCCATCTCTTCCTCGAGTTTGTGAATTTAATCTTCCTTGCGTTGTCTCGGTCTCCTGATGATGCAACACAATCCAGTTCAGTGAtactgtctggtcctgtctttTGAAACACGATCTGATCGTGGTGTCCTGAACTCAAACAAACTATGAACCACAGCTGATGTAAACACAGACGTCGCTCAGATGAATCCAGAGCAGTCACTCTTCTTTGTAAAAGAATGTGGGAACAAACTGAACTTCATCGACCACGGTACCGGCTGCTTCACGTGACCAACTCAACATTTGACATCATGGCCCCCGAACAATAAACACTCATCACTTACACAAGAAAACTTCCCACATCCACAGAAACTCTCAGCATCAGTTTCTCTTTTGGAAACAACCTATTGTAAAGGTTTGGAGTTTGGATGTAGCCGATCAAATCAGCCTCCTTCCTGTTCCTCTATCTCGCTCCACCCAACAAGTGCCCCGATCGTAGTGAACTTCAAACAAACACGTCTGCGTTCAGAGTGTTTGTTCACTGCAGCTGAGAAGCTGTTACAGATCCAAGTCCAGACTGTTGCTCTCTGGTCTCATTCTGGTCGTCAGAGATGTTTTGGAAggttctccagatgtttctcaaGACATTTGGTAATGTTCATCTCCAGAAggttctccagatgtttctcaaGACATTTGGTAATGTTCATCTCCAGAAggttctccagatgtttctcaaGACATTTGGTAATGTTCATCTCCAGAAggttctccagatgtttctcaaGACATTTGGTAATGTTCATCTCCAGAAggttctccagatgtttctcaaGACATTTGGTAATGTTCATCTCCAGAAggttctccagatgtttctcgTGACATTTGGTAATGTTCATCTCCAGAAggttctccagatgtttctcgTGACATTTGGTAATGTTCATCTCCAGAAggttctccagatgtttctcaaGACATTTGGTAATGTTCATCTCCAGAAggttctccagatgtttctcgTGACATTTGGTAATGTTCATCTCCAGAAggttctccagatgtttctcgTGACATTTGGTAATGTTCATCTCCAGAAggttctccagatgtttctcgTGACATTTGGTAATGTTCATTACCAGAAggttctccagatgtttctcaaGACATTTGGTAATGTTCATCTCCAGAAggttctccagatgtttctcaaGACATTTGGTAATGTTCATCTCCAGAAggttctccagatgtttctcaaGACATTTGGTAATGTTCATCTCCAGAAGtttctccagatgtttctcaaGACATTTGGTAATGTTCATCTCCAGAAggttctccagatgtttctcaaGACATTTGGTAATGTTCATCTCCAGAAggttctccagatgtttctcagGACATTTGGTAATGTTCATCACCCGGTTCTGggttaaatggactgtatttatatagtgcttttctagtcatatagactcaaagcgctttagaggaaagtcacattcacccattcacacatattcatacagcgctgctatttaccacacatttttctgtcacattcgtacactgtcggaagagctgtcagaggcaagttagggttaagtgtcttgcccaaggacacaacggcatgtgggCAGGGAATGGGGGCAGTGTTATTGTGCCGAACAATCTGGCTGCTGGAGTTCCAAGGGCTCATTACATAAATTTCCCGTCAGCCCTTGCAGTGAGCGACTCACGGACGCGTGACGTGAACCGACATCCACTTTAATCCCCGGGTACAGTCTGTGGAGGGGCCGAATACTTTGGCCTGTTACGCCGGCTTTTACTTGATCATTTCATTTCGGAGAGTTCCCGTTCCGCGGGTCTCGTCCCCGATACATATTTGCTGGATTGCTCTACAGCTCATGTTCATCCTGGGATTCCGGAATTCACCAGCGGAGTTTTCGAGGCAACGGTTTGTCGGGACCCCCGCTCTCATCTTCACTTCAGAATCACATGGTTATTATATTCGGGCACTTTCCTGAGATTCGTGATGTTCAGCATCCAACGACCTTCAGTACGTCTCATTCACGTTCCCGTCAAAGAACCTCTTCCCT
The Scophthalmus maximus strain ysfricsl-2021 chromosome 15, ASM2237912v1, whole genome shotgun sequence DNA segment above includes these coding regions:
- the LOC118285704 gene encoding uncharacterized protein LOC118285704 is translated as MNITKCPEKHLENLLEMNITKCLEKHLENLLEMNITKCLEKHLEKLLEMNITKCLEKHLENLLEMNITKCLEKHLENLLEMNITKCLEKHLENLLVMNITKCHEKHLENLLEMNITKCHEKHLENLLEMNITKCHEKHLENLLEMNITKCLEKHLENLLEMNITKCHEKHLENLLEMNITKCHEKHLENLLEMNITKCLEKHLENLLEMNITKCLEKHLENLLEMNITKCLEKHLENLLEMNITKCLEKHLENLPKHL